One Oncorhynchus kisutch isolate 150728-3 linkage group LG13, Okis_V2, whole genome shotgun sequence DNA window includes the following coding sequences:
- the LOC109901914 gene encoding C-C chemokine receptor type 4-like has protein sequence MNTTEATSTDNYYGNHESPCSTGTSLTQGSNYQPILFYLVFTLGLTGNSLVLWVLLKYMKLKTMTDICLLNLALSDLLLALSLPLWAYHAQGHEFEGDSPCKIMAGAYQVGFYSSILFVTLMSVDRYLAIVHAVAAMRARTLRYGALASIIVWVASISAALPEAIFVAVVKENDENSGTSCQLIYPENTEKTWKLLRNFGENGVGLVLCLPIVVFCYICILTVLQRLRNSKKDRAMKLIFAIVGVFVVSWVPYNVVVFLQTLQMFDIGNSCEASTQLDTAMEVTETIALAHCCVNPVIYAFVGEKFRKCLGTVLSRYPLCKKLSKHAMVSSRGSENETSNTPV, from the coding sequence ATGAACACAACCGAGGCCACCAGCACAGACAATTACTATGGCAACCATGAAAGCCCTTGTAGCACTGGCACCAGTCTAACCCAAGGGTCCAACTACCAGCCCATTCTCTTCTACCTGGTGTTCACCCTGGGTCTGACAGGCAACAGTCTGGTGCTCTGGGTCCTCCTCAAGTACATGAAACTGAAGACAATGACAGACATCTGTCTGCTGAACCTAGCACTATCTGACCTGCTCCtcgccctctccctgcctctctgggcCTACCACGCCCAGGGTCATGAGTTTGAAGGGGACAGTCCGTGTAAGATCATGGCTGGTGCCTACCAGGTGGGCTTCTACAGCAGCATCCTGTTTGTGACCCTGATGAGTGTGGATCGCTACCTGGCCATCGTTCACGCCGTGGCCGCCATGAGGGCCAGGACGCTGCGCTATGGAGCGCTGGCGAGCATCATCGTCTGGGTAGCGTCCATCAGCGCTGCTCTCCCTGAGGCCATCTTCGTAGCGGTGGTGAAGGAGAATGACGAGAACAGTGGTACAAGTTGCCAGCTGATTTACCCAGAGAACACAGAGAAGACATGGAAGTTGTTACGGAACTTTGGTGAAAACGGAGTGGGGCTCGTCCTATGTCTGCCCATAGTGGTCTTTTGTTACATCTGTATTCTCACTGTACTACAGAGGTTAAGGAACTCCAAAAAAGACAGGGCCATGAAACTGATATTCGCCATCGTGGGTGTGTTTGTTGTCTCCTGGGTCCCTTACAACGTTGTGGTTTTCCTCCAGACCCTTCAGATGTTTGACATTGGGAATAGCTGTGAGGCTTCAACACAGCTTGATACAGCTATGGAGGTGACAGAAACCATAGCGCTGGCTCACTGCTGTGTCAACCCAGTCATTTATGCTTTTGTAGGAGAGAAATTCAGAAAGTGTTTGGGCACTGTGCTCTCTAGATATCCACTGTGTAAAAAGCTCAGCAAACATGCAATGGTGAGCAGCAGAGGATCAGAAAACGAGACTTCTAACACACCTGTGTGA
- the LOC109901702 gene encoding C-C chemokine receptor type 5-like: MPDKDMEPTTEYNYSSYYDDTEGLYRSEPCNNANVKEFGRVFLPTLYSLVFIVGFIGNGLVVCVLVMFKRIRSMTDLCLFNLALSDLFFIISLPFWSHYATAAKWLLGDFMCRLVTGLYMLGFYGSIFFMVILTVDRYVVIVHAHTLARPRSVRVGTTLSLFMWALSLCASLPTIIFTKVNNESALTTCKPEYPEGSMWRQVSYLEMNVLGLLLPLSVMVICYSRIVPMLVNIKTTKKHKAIKLIIIIVVVFFCFWTPYNVVILLRYLETQSYFGDCTTHKNIDLAMQWTEVIAFTHCCLNPIIYAFAGQKFMSLVLKLLRKWMPMCFARRYVSGLSERNISVYSRSSEISSTRLL; the protein is encoded by the coding sequence acAAGGATATGGAGCCAACAACAGAATATAACTATTCCTCCTACTACGATGATACAGAAGGTTTATATAGATCAGAGCCCTGCAACAATGCCAATGTGAAGGAGTTTGGACGGGTGTTTCTGCCTACACTCTACAGCCTGGTCTTCATCGTGGGCTTCATCGGTAACGGCCTGGTGGTCTGTGTCCTGGTGATGTTTAAGAGGATCAGAAGCATGACAGACCTCTGTCTCTTCAACCTGGCTCTGTCTGACCTTTTCTTCATCATCTCCCTGCCTTTCTGGTCCCACTACGCCACCGCAGCCAAGTGGCTCCTGGGGGACTTTATGTGCCGACTGGTAACCGGACTATACATGCTTGGGTTTTATGGCAGCATCTTCTTCATGGTGATCTTGACAGTGGATCGCTATGTGGTCATAGTCCACGCTCACACCCTGGCCAGGCCCAGATCAGTCAGAGTAGGGAccactctgtctctgttcatGTGGGCTCTCAGTCTCTGTGCCTCTCTGCCTACAATCATCTTCACCAAAGTAAATAATGAGTCTGCGCTTACAACATGTAAACCAGAGTATCCAGAGGGTAGCATGTGGCGCCAGGTTTCTTATTTAGAGATGAATGTCTTGGgtctacttctccctctctccgtcatGGTGATCTGCTATTCCAGAATCGTTCCGATGTTAGTCAATATCAAAACCACCAAAAAGCACAAAGCCATCAAACTGATAATCATCATAGTAGTGGTCTTTTTCTGCTTTTGGACCCCATACAATGTGGTCATTCTCCTGCGTTATCTGGAGACCCAGAGCTATTTTGGGGACTGTACAACTCACAAGAACATAGACCTGGCAATGCAGTGGACAGAGGTGATCGCGTTCACACACTGTTGTTTGAATCCGATCATCTATGCCTTTGCAGGGCAGAAATTCATGAGTCTTGTCCTGAAGTTACTAAGAAAATGGATGCCAATGTGCTTCGCCAGGCGTTATGTTAGTGGGTTGTCTGAAAGAAATATCTCAGTCTATTCCAGGTCTTCTGAAATATCATCTACAAGACTGCTGTAG
- the LOC109901701 gene encoding C-C chemokine receptor type 1: MNITGYPVHTTAGGNTTTIPFSSVSVENGNSSSYAYGTHFADTFEVTTYDYGEYDNGVCKYKPHGASFLPVLYSIFFILGFLGNVLVLWVILLGVKLRNMTDVCLLNLALADLLLVCTLPFLAHHATDQWVFGDVMCKVVLGAYHIGFYSGIFFITLMSVDRYLAIVHAVYAMRARTRKYGAIAAIVTWLAGFLASFPEALFLKVEKHNEKENCRPVYDDTALVIFGLFKMNTLGLLIPLVIMGFCYTQIVRRLLSRPSSKKQAIRLILIVVVVFFCCWTPYNMTSFFKALELSEVYSSCESSKAIRLTLQITEAMAYSHSCLNPILYVFLGQKFRRHLIRLINKVPCRLCQFMKNYLPRDFRASRTGSVYSQTTSVDERSTAV, encoded by the exons ATGAATATCACTGGATATCCTGTTCACACCACGGCAGG GGGGAACACCACAACCATTCCCTTCAGCTCTGTGAGTGTTGAGAATGGGAATTCATCCAGTTATGCATATGG CACACATTTTGCAGACACATTTGAAGTAACCACATACGACTATGGTGAATATGACAATGGCGTTTGCAAGTACAAGCCACACGGAGCCAGCTTCCTGCCAGTGCTGTACTCTATCTTCTTCATCCTGGGGTTTCTGGGGAACGTTCTGGTCCTGTGGGTCATCCTGCTGGGGGTGAAACTACGCAACATGACCGACGTGTGTCTCCTGAACCTGGCCTTGGCAGACCTGCTCCTGGTCTGCACCTTGCCTTTCCTGGCACACCACGCTACAGATCAGTGGGTGTTTGGTGACGTCATGTGCAAAGTGGTCCTCGGCGCCTACCACATTGGCTTCTACAGTGGCATCTTCTTCATCACCCTGATGAGTGTGGACAGGTACCTGGCCATAGTCCATGCTGTGTACGCCATGAGAGCTAGAACACGGAAGTACGGGGCCATCGCTGCCATCGTGACCTGGCTGGCTGGATTCCTGGCCTCGTTTCCTGAGGCACTGTTTCTTAAAGTGGAGAAACACAACGAGAAAGAAAATTGTCGCCCTGTCTATGATGACACTGCTTTGGTAATTTTTGGCCTTTTCAAAATGAACACACTTGGTCTGCTAATCCCCCTCGTCATCATGGGGTTCTGCTACACACAGATAGTGAGAAGGCTGCTCAGTCGCCCATCCTCCAAAAAGCAGGCCATTAGACTCATTCTCATTGTGGTTGTGGTGTTTTTCTGCTGCTGGACTCCGTACAACATGACGTCATTTTTCAAGGCCTTGGAGTTAAGTGAGGTCTACTCAAGCTGTGAGAGTAGCAAAGCCATCAGACTCACTCTACAGATCACAGAGGCCATGGCCTACTCCCATAGCTGCCTGAATCCCATCCTCTATGTGTTTCTGGGGCAGAAGTTTAGAAGGCATCTCATAAGACTGATTAACAAGGTTCCCTGCAGGCTGTGTCAGTTCATGAAGAACTACCTGCCCCGGGACTTCAGAGCCTCGAGGACAGGATCTGTCTACTCACAGACCACCAGCGTGGATGAGAGGTCTACTGCCGTGTGA